A part of Alphaproteobacteria bacterium genomic DNA contains:
- a CDS encoding 2Fe-2S iron-sulfur cluster-binding protein, whose translation MGTVIQFAALAVLLMLTLYVAQLLYGGFRAARLATGIAESERKLMQTRVAEIMGKWDFEREKNEFSWNGFRKFEVARKVPEGGGICSFYLRPHDGKPLPAFSPGQYLTFRLDVPGQSKPVMRCYSLSDSPNPDYYRVSIKAVPPPRDKPDVPPGLSSNFFHNSINEGDILDVKAPSGHFYLDTTKHTPVVLIGGGIGLTPVMSMLNQITASGSTRETHFFYGVRNRAEHIMKEHLEQKALEHENVTLHVCYSDATDADVQGKDYHHRERVGVDLFKRVLPSSNYEYYFCGPPPMMNSLFEGLREWGVPEEHINYEAFGPATVQKKKEADTSGTGAPAAATSEFEVTFGKSGKSVKWDPGIGSLLDFAEENGIEIDFGCRAGNCGTCITAIKSGDVDYISEPGEKPESGSCLACISIPKGPLVLNA comes from the coding sequence ATGGGGACTGTTATCCAGTTTGCGGCTTTGGCCGTTCTTCTGATGCTGACGCTTTATGTTGCGCAGTTGCTGTATGGCGGGTTTCGCGCGGCCAGGCTGGCAACGGGCATTGCGGAATCCGAACGCAAGCTGATGCAGACCCGGGTCGCCGAGATCATGGGGAAATGGGATTTCGAGCGCGAAAAGAACGAGTTCTCATGGAACGGTTTCCGGAAATTCGAAGTGGCGCGGAAGGTTCCCGAAGGCGGCGGCATCTGTTCGTTCTATCTGCGGCCGCATGACGGCAAGCCATTGCCGGCGTTCAGTCCGGGGCAGTATCTGACCTTCCGGCTTGACGTTCCAGGGCAGTCGAAGCCGGTCATGCGGTGTTACTCCCTGTCCGACAGCCCCAATCCTGATTACTACCGGGTATCGATCAAGGCCGTACCGCCACCGCGCGACAAGCCGGATGTGCCGCCGGGGCTGTCATCCAACTTCTTCCATAACAGCATAAACGAAGGCGACATTCTCGATGTGAAGGCGCCGAGCGGTCATTTCTACCTGGATACGACGAAGCATACGCCTGTCGTGCTGATCGGCGGCGGGATCGGACTGACGCCGGTCATGAGCATGCTGAACCAGATCACGGCATCGGGTTCCACGCGCGAGACGCATTTCTTCTATGGAGTCCGCAATCGCGCCGAGCACATCATGAAGGAACATCTCGAGCAAAAGGCGCTGGAACACGAAAACGTCACATTGCATGTCTGTTATTCCGACGCGACCGACGCGGACGTTCAGGGTAAGGACTACCATCATCGTGAACGTGTCGGGGTGGATCTCTTCAAGCGCGTCCTGCCGTCGAGCAATTACGAATACTATTTCTGCGGTCCGCCGCCAATGATGAACTCGCTCTTCGAGGGACTCCGCGAATGGGGCGTACCCGAAGAGCATATCAATTACGAAGCGTTCGGACCCGCGACGGTCCAGAAAAAGAAAGAGGCCGATACATCCGGTACAGGAGCGCCCGCCGCCGCGACATCCGAATTCGAGGTCACCTTCGGTAAGTCCGGAAAATCGGTGAAGTGGGATCCCGGTATCGGCTCCCTGCTCGATTTTGCTGAAGAAAACGGCATCGAAATAGACTTCGGGTGCCGGGCAGGCAATTGCGGGACGTGCATTACGGCCATCAAATCCGGTGATGTCGACTATATTTCAGAGCCTGGTGAAAAGCCGGAATCGGGCTCGTGTCTTGCGTGTATTTCTATTCCAAAGGGACCGCTGGTTCTGAACGCCTAG
- the gdhA gene encoding NADP-specific glutamate dehydrogenase: MTVRSDSLDRFMDGLIKRNPGETEFHQAVLEVASSVIPFLHDNPRYQEMQILERMAEPDRAVIFRVCWEDDKGNIRVNRGYRVQFNNAIGPYKGGIRFHPTVTLSVLKFLGFEQTFKNSLTGLPMGGGKGGADFNPKGKSNNEVMRFCQSFMTELHRHIGENTDVPAGDIGVGAREIGYMFGQYKRLENEFVGVLTGKGLEFGGSLIRTEATGYGTIYMLDNMLKHANNGMEGKSICISGSGNVATYAAEKARQLGAKVLTMSDSSGFIHDPNGIDEERLAYMVDLKQVRRGRISEYAEKFGVQFHEGRPWSVPCDIAVPCATQNEITKAEAEMLLANGCMAVSEGANMPTEIGGIHAFQSAGILYAPSKAANAGGVAVSGLEMSQNSARISWKEQELQDLLYGIMKDIHDNCAEYGGVPGGSVDYLKGANVAGFVKVADAMMAYGVV; encoded by the coding sequence ATGACTGTTAGATCTGATAGCCTCGATCGTTTCATGGATGGCCTGATAAAGCGCAATCCGGGCGAAACGGAATTTCACCAGGCGGTTCTGGAAGTGGCCTCGTCGGTAATTCCGTTCCTGCATGATAATCCGAGATACCAGGAAATGCAGATTCTGGAACGTATGGCGGAACCCGATCGGGCCGTCATCTTCCGCGTCTGCTGGGAGGACGACAAGGGCAATATCCGCGTGAACCGCGGATACCGTGTCCAGTTCAACAATGCCATCGGCCCCTACAAGGGCGGCATTCGCTTTCACCCGACTGTCACGCTCAGCGTGCTGAAGTTCCTGGGGTTCGAACAGACCTTCAAGAACAGCCTGACGGGCCTGCCCATGGGCGGCGGCAAGGGCGGTGCGGATTTCAATCCGAAGGGCAAGTCAAATAACGAAGTCATGCGTTTCTGCCAGTCCTTCATGACCGAACTGCATCGGCACATCGGCGAGAATACGGATGTTCCCGCCGGCGATATCGGCGTCGGCGCCCGGGAAATCGGCTATATGTTCGGCCAGTACAAGCGCCTCGAAAATGAGTTTGTCGGCGTGCTTACCGGCAAGGGCCTCGAATTCGGCGGCAGTTTGATCCGTACCGAAGCGACCGGTTACGGCACGATCTATATGCTGGATAACATGCTGAAACATGCCAATAACGGGATGGAAGGCAAGAGCATCTGCATTTCCGGTTCCGGCAACGTGGCGACCTATGCGGCGGAAAAGGCGCGGCAGCTCGGTGCGAAGGTCCTGACCATGTCGGATTCGTCCGGGTTCATTCACGACCCTAACGGTATCGACGAAGAGAGACTGGCCTATATGGTCGATCTGAAGCAGGTCCGCCGCGGTCGTATTTCCGAATATGCCGAGAAATTCGGAGTCCAATTCCATGAGGGCCGGCCCTGGTCCGTTCCCTGCGATATCGCGGTGCCCTGCGCCACGCAGAACGAGATCACGAAGGCGGAAGCCGAAATGCTGCTCGCGAACGGCTGCATGGCGGTGTCCGAGGGCGCGAACATGCCGACGGAGATAGGGGGCATCCACGCGTTCCAGAGCGCGGGCATCCTCTATGCGCCCAGCAAGGCCGCCAATGCGGGTGGCGTCGCGGTTTCCGGCCTGGAAATGAGCCAGAACAGCGCGCGGATTTCCTGGAAGGAACAGGAACTGCAGGATCTTCTCTATGGCATCATGAAGGATATTCATGACAATTGCGCTGAATATGGCGGTGTCCCCGGCGGTAGCGTTGATTATCTCAAGGGCGCCAATGTTGCCGGCTTCGTGAAGGTCGCCGACGCCATGATGGCGTATGGTGTCGTCTGA